One Podarcis raffonei isolate rPodRaf1 chromosome 18, rPodRaf1.pri, whole genome shotgun sequence genomic window carries:
- the CFD gene encoding complement factor D, whose translation MAFSSIWIPVVLGLFAADASHPRGRILGGRDAPRRPYMASLQLNGQHLCGGFLIADEWVLSAAHCLEDAGNGTFQVLLGAQSLSLPEPHKRLYGVRQLVAHPGSHRDTNHDDLLLVQLEEAASLNPDVQKLAFQRQGRDVPEGTLCEVAGWGITSNTGKRPDVLQYVELGVIGRTKCNQRIHHDGEVTEKMMCADSKKKDSCKGDSGGALVCNGVAEAVVSTGSRVCGNWKKPGIYTRTAPYARWIDSVLANATSGSLVAI comes from the exons ATGGCTTTTTCTTCCATCTGGATCCCAGTTGTTCTGGGCCTCTTCGCCGCAGATG CAAGCCACCCCAGGGGCCGTATCCTGGGGGGCCGGGACGCCCCCCGGCGCCCGTACATGGCCTCCCTGCAACTGAATGGGCAGCACCTCTGCGGGGGCTTCCTCATCGCCGACGAATGGGTGCTGAGCGCCGCCCATTGCCTGGAGGATGC GGGCAACGGGACTTTTCAGGTCCTCTTGGGGGCACAGTCGCTCTCTCTCCCTGAGCCCCACAAGCGCCTCTATGGGGTCCGCCAGCTGGTCGCCCACCCCGGAAGCCACCGAGACACCAACCACGACGACCTCTTGCTGGTACAG CTGGAAGAGGCAGCCTCCCTCAACCCGGACGTGCAAAAGCTGGCTTTCCAACGGCAAGGGAGGGACGTCCCTGAAGGGACCCTGTGTGAGGTGGCCGGCTGGGGCATCACCAGCAACACGGGCAAGAGGCCGGACGTATTGCAGTATGTGGAGTTGGGGGTCATCGGCCGAACCAAATGCAACCAGCGGATTCACCATGACGGGGAGGTGACCGAGAAAATGATGTGTGCCGACTCCAAGAAAAAAGACTCCTGCAAG GGAGATTCGGGGGGGGCCCTCGTCTGCAACGGCGTCGCCGAAGCCGTCGTCTCCACCGGCTCGCGAGTTTGCGGCAACTGGAAGAAACCCGGGATTTACACCCGAACCGCTCCGTACGCCAGATGGATCGACAGTGTCTTGGCCAACGCAACCAGCGGATCCCTCGTGGCCATTTAA
- the MED16 gene encoding mediator of RNA polymerase II transcription subunit 16, translating to MDLAYVCEWEKRPKSNHCPSIPLVCAWSCRNLIAFTTDLKNEEEKDLTHMIHILDMEHPWDVCSINSGHVEIITCLEWDQSGSRLLSADADGRIKCWSMVEHLANSWESAVGSVVEGDPIVALSWLHNGVKLALHVEKSGASNFGEKFSRVKFSPSLTLFGGKPMEGWIAVTISGLVTVSLLKPNGQVLTSTESLCRLRCRVALADIAFTGGGNIVVATSDGSSASPVQFYKVCVSVVNEKCKIDTEILPSLFMRCTTDLARKDKYPAITHLKFLTRDMSEQMLLCASNQNNSNVECWSLRKEGLPVNNIFQQISPTVGDKPPMILKWRILSAANDLDRVSAVALPKLPISLTSTDLKVANDTKFYPGLGLALAFHDGSVHIIHRVSLQTMAVFYGSTSQRPAEEQAIKRQRTAGPLVHFKAMQMSWTSLALVGVDSHGKLSMLRISPSMGHILDMNISLRHLLFLLEYCMVTGYDWWDILLHVQPSMVQNLVEKLHEEYMRQNAALQQVLSTRIISMKASLCKLSSTTVSRVCDYHAKLFLIAISCTLKSLLRPPVLNTPDKSPGDRLTEICSKITDVDIDKVMINLKTEEFVLEMTTLQSLQQLIQWVGDFVLYLLASLPNQGSGPVRPGHSFLRDGSSLAMLRELMVVIRIWGLLKPSCLPIYTATSDTQDSMSLLFRLLTKLWLCCRDESHPSEPDDALIDECCLLPSQLLIPNLDWLPVNDAIIHKLQSKQPVRMQFGKPPGQGQGHPAALQFDAFVRAPGQPKIDHLRRLHLGAYPTEECKSCTRCGCVTMLHSPNKTTAVKQWEQRWIKNCLCGGLWRRMPLGYS from the exons ATGGACCTGGCATACGTCTGCGAGTGGGAGAAGCGCCCCAAGAGCAACCACTGCCCCTCCATCCCCCTGGTCTGCGCCTGGTCCTGCCGCAACCTGATCGCGTTCACGACGGACCTCAAGAACGAAGAGGAGAAAG ACCTCACCCACATGATTCACATCCTGGACATGGAGCACCCCTGGGACGTCTGCTCCATCAATTCCGGACACGTGGAAATCATTACTTGCTTGGAATGGGATCAGTCGG GATCCAGGCTGCTGTCCGCCGACGCCGATGGCCGCATCAAATGTTGGAGCATGGTTGAGCACTTGGCCAACAGCTGGGAGAGCGCCGTGGGCAGCGTGGTCGAAGGCGACCCCATCGTAGCACTCTCGTGGCTGCACAACGGTGTGAAGCTGGCTTTGCACGTGGAGAAG TCGGGAGCGTCGAACTTTGGCGAGAAGTTCTCTCGGGTCAAGTTCTCCCCGTCGCTGACGCTCTTCGGAGGCAAACCGATGGAAGGCTGGATCGCGGTCACCATCAGCGGCCTGGTGACGGTCTCTCTGCTGAAGCCCAATGGGCAGGTGCTGACATCAACGGAGAGCCTGTGTCGCCTGCGGTGCCGCGTGGCACTGGCCGACATCGCCTTCACAGGCGGGGGCAACATCGTGGTGGCCACCTCGGACGGCAGCAGCGCCTCGCCCGTCCAGTTCTACAAGGTCTGCGTCAGCGTGGTGAACGAGAAGTGCAAGATTGACACCGAAATCCTGCCGTCGTTGTTCATGCGATGCACCACAGACCTTGCCCGCAAGGACAAGTACCCAGCTATCACCCACCTGAAATTCCTCACCCGGGACATGTCCGAGCAG ATGTTGCTTTGCGCCTCCAACCAAAACAACAGTAACGTGGAGTGCTGGTCTCTCCGGAAAGAGGGCTTGCCGGTCAACAATATCTTCCAGCAGATCTCCCCCACAG TCGGCGACAAACCGCCCATGATTTTGAAGTGGCGGATACTCTCGGCCGCCAACGACCTCGACCGCGTTTCAGCCGTGGCTCTGCCGAAACTCCCCATCTCCTTGACCAGCACGGATTTGAAAGTCGCCAACGACACCAAATTCTACCCTGGCTTAG GACTCGCACTCGCCTTCCACGACGGCAGCGTCCACATCATCCACCGCGTCTCCTTGCAGACCATGGCGGTCTTCTACGGCTCGACATCCCAGCGTCCGGCGGAGGAACAGGCCATCAAGAGGCAGAGGACGGCCGGACCCCTGGTCCACTTCAAAGCCATGCAGATGTCCTGGACGTCGCTGGCCTTGGTCGGCGTCGACAgccacgggaag CTCAGCATGCTTCGGATCTCCCCGTCTATGGGCCACATCCTGGACATGAACATCTCCCTCCGCCACTTGCTATTCCTCCTGGAGTATTGCATGGTGACCGGCTACGACTGGTGGGACATCCTGCTTCACGTCCAGCCCAGTATGGTGCAAAACCTGGTGGAGAAGCTTCACGAAGAATACATGCGCCAGAATGCGGCCTTGCAGCAG GTGCTCTCGACCCGAATTATTTCCATGAAGGCGTCGCTGTGCAAGCTCTCCTCCACCACGGTGTCTCGGGTGTGCGACTATCACGCCAAGCTTTTCCTAATCGCCATCAGCTGCACCCTCAAATCGCTCCTCCGTCCCCCGGTCTTGAATACCCCGGACAAAAGCCCCGGCGACCGTCTCACGGAGATCTGCTCCAAGATCACCGACGTGG ATATCGACAAAGTGATGATCAACTTGAAGACGGAGGAGTTTGTCTTGGAAATGACCACTTTGCAGTCTCTCCAACAGCTGATTCAGTGGGTTGGCGACTTTGTCCTCTACCTTCTGGCCAGCCTCCCGAACCAG GGCTCGGGTCCCGTCCGCCCGGGACACAGCTTCCTCCGCGACGGCTCCTCCCTGGCCATGCTGCGGGAACTGATGGTCGTGATTCGCATTTGGGGCCTCTTGAAACCGAGCTGCCTGCCCATCTACACGGCCACTTCCGATACGCAGGACAGCATGTCCCTCCTCTTCCGGCTCCTGACCAAACTTTGGCTGTGCT GTCGGGACGAAAGCCACCCCAGCGAGCCAGACGACGCTTTGATTGACgagtgctgcctgctgcccagccaGCTGCTCATCCCGAACCTCGACTGGTTGCCCGTCAACGACGCCATCATCCACAAGCTGCAAAGCAAGCAGCCCGTCCGGATGCAGTTCGGGAAGCCCCCGGGCCAGGGGCAGGGCCACCCTGCCGCCCTGCAGTTCGACGCCTTCGTCAG GGCCCCTGGGCAGCCAAAGATCGACCACTTGCGGCGGCTCCACCTCGGAGCGTACCCCACGGAGGAGTGCAAATCTTGCACCAG GTGCGGCTGCGTCACCATGCTGCATTCGCCCAACAAGACGACGGCCGTCAAACAGTGGGAGCAGCGCTGGATCAAGAACTGCCTCTGCGGCGGGCTGTGGAGGAGGATGCCGCTGGGCTACTCGTGA